One genomic segment of Aliarcobacter cibarius includes these proteins:
- the dauA gene encoding C4-dicarboxylic acid transporter DauA, whose amino-acid sequence MKSNIFSGLTVGIIALPLSMALAIATGVPPQLGLYTAIVAGVFAAIFGSSKVNISGPTAAFIVILIPIVQEFGITGLLLCGLMSGIILIFVGLLKLGNLIELVPYPVTVGFTSGIAVVIATFQIKDFFGLTIENFSGSYVDKIVLLFNSFGTFNLYEFLTASATLAILIIWRKTKSKVPAALVALGFVTISVEYFNYKFGLNISTINSTFTYDINGISGNGIPPIPLQFSLPWGFLPPEQINIDLLLKLLPHSIAIAILGALESLLCAVISDAMTGNKTDPNKELIGQGIANIAVPFFGGIPATAAIARTVANINSGGTQKLSSIVHSLFILSSILFIAPYISYLPMAALSALLIMVAWNMSEVKHFFNILKTAPKDDIYVLLTCFSLTVLIDMQVAVAIGIGLASVLFIKRTIDLYSIELSSSNLEEHIDLPKNILIYDINGPMFFGAAQKALKTLLNINDEKNIVILDMKNVSMMDMTAIVALKSIVENFQSKDKKLIFSGLNQRVLKKLERAEIDYVTTFSNMHDAIEYAKHIKNVMH is encoded by the coding sequence ATGAAAAGTAACATTTTTTCTGGATTAACTGTTGGAATAATAGCTTTACCATTATCTATGGCTTTAGCTATTGCAACAGGAGTTCCCCCTCAATTAGGACTATATACAGCTATAGTTGCAGGTGTTTTTGCTGCTATTTTTGGAAGTAGTAAAGTAAATATATCTGGTCCAACAGCTGCTTTTATAGTTATACTCATCCCAATAGTTCAAGAATTTGGAATAACAGGACTTCTTTTATGTGGTCTAATGTCAGGTATTATATTGATATTTGTAGGGCTTTTGAAGCTTGGAAATTTAATAGAATTGGTACCTTATCCTGTTACTGTTGGTTTTACTTCAGGAATTGCTGTTGTAATTGCAACTTTTCAAATAAAAGATTTTTTTGGATTAACTATTGAGAACTTTAGTGGAAGTTATGTAGATAAAATAGTTTTACTATTCAACTCTTTTGGCACTTTTAATCTTTATGAATTTTTAACAGCTAGTGCTACACTTGCTATATTGATTATTTGGAGAAAAACAAAAAGTAAAGTACCAGCAGCATTAGTTGCTTTAGGATTTGTAACAATATCTGTTGAATATTTTAATTATAAATTTGGATTAAATATTTCAACGATAAATTCAACTTTTACATACGATATAAATGGAATTAGTGGAAATGGAATACCTCCTATTCCTCTACAATTTTCTTTACCTTGGGGATTTTTACCACCTGAACAAATAAATATTGATTTGCTATTAAAACTACTCCCTCACTCTATTGCAATAGCTATTTTAGGTGCTTTAGAATCTTTATTGTGTGCTGTTATTAGTGACGCAATGACTGGAAATAAAACAGATCCAAATAAAGAGTTAATAGGTCAAGGAATTGCAAATATTGCTGTACCATTTTTTGGAGGAATACCAGCAACAGCTGCAATTGCAAGAACAGTTGCAAACATAAACTCTGGTGGAACACAAAAGTTATCTTCGATTGTTCACTCTTTATTTATTTTATCTTCAATATTATTTATAGCTCCATACATTTCATATCTTCCTATGGCAGCACTTTCTGCGCTTTTAATTATGGTTGCTTGGAATATGAGTGAAGTTAAACACTTTTTTAATATATTAAAAACTGCTCCAAAAGATGATATTTACGTATTACTTACATGTTTTTCTTTGACAGTTTTAATAGATATGCAAGTTGCTGTTGCTATTGGAATTGGTTTGGCATCAGTGTTGTTTATTAAAAGAACGATTGATTTATATTCAATTGAACTATCAAGTAGCAATTTAGAAGAGCATATAGATTTACCAAAAAACATATTGATATATGACATAAATGGTCCTATGTTTTTTGGGGCTGCTCAAAAAGCTTTAAAAACTTTGTTAAATATAAATGATGAAAAAAACATTGTAATACTTGATATGAAAAATGTATCAATGATGGATATGACAGCTATTGTTGCTTTAAAATCTATTGTAGAGAATTTTCAATCAAAAGATAAAAAACTTATTTTTTCTGGACTTAATCAAAGAGTGTTAAAGAAATTAGAAAGAGCTGAAATAGATTATGTTACAACTTTCTCAAATATGCATGATGCAATAGAGTATGCAAAACATATAAAAAATGTTATGCATTAA
- a CDS encoding NAD(P)/FAD-dependent oxidoreductase, with amino-acid sequence MKRVVIIGGGYAGIYALGELVRNKNIKITLIDKHTYHNLQPEVYDLIANNSTFADVTIDLTTLCKGFDHDHLDFKNLKVRKIDQQAKKIYTEEQEIVEFDYLILAAGTRTFFPSSIPGLNNADDIKKLHRAITFKQSFETQLFEKVRDEVKQCADTHIVVVGAGLSGVEIAAEMAYYSNKFFKRGNFSCDNLKISLISSSSSILPGLKQDLINISQKRLKDLGINVITGIKLQEVGEGYCKFSNGTRIQHSFVIFTGGIEASTVSSELDVARNGRGQIVVNEFMQTDKYENIFAVGDIAEIKNSAGEIMPPNVTIARISGANAGINVLRLMDGRPLIKCNPKLDGILIALGGKFAAGDIYGLLTVKGRLAYEIKKYVFSSYRRPLLKLIKKGYAKLKRL; translated from the coding sequence ATGAAGAGAGTCGTTATAATCGGTGGAGGATATGCAGGGATTTATGCATTAGGTGAATTGGTAAGAAACAAGAATATAAAAATTACTTTAATTGATAAACATACATATCATAATTTGCAACCTGAGGTTTATGATTTAATAGCAAATAATTCAACTTTTGCTGATGTAACGATAGATTTAACGACTCTTTGTAAAGGATTTGATCATGATCACTTGGATTTTAAAAATTTAAAAGTTAGAAAAATTGATCAACAAGCAAAAAAGATTTATACAGAAGAGCAAGAAATTGTTGAGTTTGATTATTTAATTTTAGCAGCAGGAACTAGAACATTTTTCCCAAGTTCAATCCCTGGGCTTAATAATGCGGATGACATAAAAAAATTACACAGAGCAATTACGTTTAAACAAAGTTTTGAAACACAACTTTTTGAAAAAGTTAGAGATGAAGTAAAACAATGTGCTGATACTCATATTGTAGTAGTTGGTGCTGGTTTATCTGGAGTTGAAATTGCAGCTGAAATGGCATATTATTCAAATAAATTTTTCAAAAGAGGTAATTTCTCTTGTGATAACTTAAAAATCTCGTTAATTAGTAGTTCTTCTTCTATTCTTCCAGGATTAAAACAAGATTTAATAAATATCTCTCAAAAAAGATTAAAAGATTTAGGAATAAATGTAATTACTGGAATTAAACTTCAAGAAGTTGGTGAAGGTTACTGTAAATTTTCAAATGGAACTAGAATACAGCACTCTTTTGTAATATTTACTGGAGGAATTGAGGCTTCTACAGTATCAAGTGAACTAGATGTTGCAAGAAATGGAAGAGGACAAATTGTTGTAAATGAGTTTATGCAAACTGATAAATATGAAAATATTTTTGCCGTTGGCGATATTGCAGAGATTAAAAATAGTGCAGGTGAAATAATGCCTCCAAATGTTACGATTGCAAGAATTAGTGGAGCAAATGCAGGTATAAATGTTTTAAGATTAATGGATGGAAGACCTTTAATTAAATGTAATCCAAAACTAGATGGTATTTTAATTGCTCTTGGTGGAAAATTTGCAGCTGGAGATATTTATGGGCTTTTAACTGTAAAAGGAAGATTAGCTTATGAAATTAAAAAATATGTATTTAGTTCATATAGAAGACCTTTATTAAAATTAATTAAAAAAGGTTATGCAAAACTTAAAAGATTATAG
- the fabZ gene encoding 3-hydroxyacyl-ACP dehydratase FabZ → MFDIIQIQEILPHRYPLLLVDRITEMELSKSIKGFKNISISEPAFQGHFPGHPIYPGVLILEGMAQCGGVLALKSSGLSDEQMKDKVIYFMSIDKAKFRNPVRPGDRLDYELIAVKMKSTLMVLEGKAYVDGKLTAEAEFKAMIVDK, encoded by the coding sequence ATGTTTGACATTATACAAATTCAAGAGATTTTACCTCACAGATACCCACTTTTATTAGTTGATAGAATTACAGAAATGGAATTATCTAAATCTATAAAAGGTTTTAAAAATATCTCTATTTCAGAACCAGCATTTCAAGGCCATTTCCCAGGACATCCAATTTATCCAGGTGTTTTAATACTTGAAGGTATGGCACAATGTGGGGGGGTTTTAGCTCTAAAAAGCTCAGGATTAAGTGATGAGCAAATGAAAGATAAAGTTATATATTTTATGAGCATAGACAAAGCAAAATTTAGGAATCCTGTTCGTCCTGGTGATAGACTAGATTATGAATTAATTGCAGTTAAAATGAAAAGTACTCTAATGGTGCTTGAGGGAAAAGCTTATGTTGATGGAAAACTTACAGCTGAAGCTGAATTTAAAGCCATGATTGTTGATAAATAA
- a CDS encoding tetratricopeptide repeat protein: MTRILKPLTLTFIVLFLSACSTSPKVLEAMDNEKTVANECKNQNFNVELDCYDLISHKNSFAQLRLGIDAQYKGNFKEAKDRFEIAKNQRNFYANALIAELYINGFGVDMDENKAISLLKDTRKVDPIAAYKLAMFYLRDGDVDSAIELLEFAGENGVKDAQNQLTILYSNSQYFEPNFEKSTYWQSKLDENEKDFMKDVYGR, encoded by the coding sequence ATGACTAGAATTTTAAAACCATTAACACTTACTTTTATAGTGCTTTTCTTAAGTGCTTGTTCAACTAGTCCAAAAGTGCTTGAAGCAATGGATAATGAAAAGACAGTTGCAAATGAGTGTAAAAATCAAAACTTTAATGTGGAGTTGGATTGTTATGATTTGATTTCACATAAAAATAGTTTTGCACAGTTAAGATTAGGAATTGATGCACAATATAAAGGTAATTTTAAAGAAGCAAAAGATAGATTTGAAATAGCAAAAAATCAGAGAAATTTTTATGCAAATGCTTTAATAGCGGAGCTTTATATAAATGGATTTGGTGTTGATATGGACGAAAATAAGGCAATTTCACTTTTAAAAGATACAAGAAAAGTAGATCCAATTGCAGCTTATAAGTTAGCTATGTTCTATTTAAGAGATGGGGATGTAGATAGTGCGATTGAACTTTTAGAGTTTGCTGGTGAGAATGGTGTAAAAGATGCACAAAATCAATTAACTATTCTTTATTCAAATTCTCAATATTTTGAACCAAACTTTGAAAAAAGTACATATTGGCAATCAAAATTAGATGAAAATGAGAAAGATTTTATGAAAGATGTTTACGGAAGATAA
- a CDS encoding tetratricopeptide repeat protein: MKRQILSTAIIAFMFTACSFKVPDVLSFESGDKYEGPLKEANICQKMERDNDKLACYKKIENTNSFAQLRLGTYYADKKDYKNATKYLNMAKENGNIYANLPISFLYYKGDGVNKDINRSFELLNESSSVDPVAAYQLSRFYLQGINTKVDVEKGIELLDFAGQKGVRQAQDMLSNIYKTGLFDQPKDKVKYEFWQNKLKNNVEDNNHKIYVL; this comes from the coding sequence ATGAAAAGACAAATTTTAAGTACAGCTATAATAGCTTTTATGTTTACAGCATGTTCGTTTAAAGTGCCTGATGTATTGAGTTTTGAATCAGGTGATAAATATGAAGGACCTTTAAAAGAAGCAAATATTTGTCAGAAGATGGAAAGAGATAATGATAAATTAGCTTGTTATAAAAAAATTGAAAATACAAACTCTTTTGCACAACTAAGATTGGGTACATATTATGCTGATAAAAAAGATTATAAAAATGCTACAAAATATTTAAATATGGCAAAAGAGAATGGAAATATTTATGCAAATCTTCCAATCTCATTTTTATATTATAAAGGTGATGGTGTAAATAAAGATATAAATAGATCTTTTGAGTTGTTAAATGAATCAAGTAGTGTTGATCCAGTAGCTGCATATCAATTATCAAGATTTTATCTTCAAGGGATAAATACAAAAGTTGATGTAGAAAAAGGAATTGAATTACTTGATTTTGCTGGACAAAAAGGTGTAAGACAAGCTCAAGATATGCTTTCAAATATTTATAAAACAGGACTTTTTGATCAGCCAAAAGATAAAGTAAAATATGAGTTTTGGCAAAATAAACTTAAAAATAATGTAGAAGATAATAATCACAAAATTTATGTTTTATAA
- a CDS encoding epoxyqueuosine reductase QueH: protein MLVHICCAVDSHYFLEKIQEEYPEEKLVGYFYDPNIHPYSEYRLRYLDVEYSCKKLGIPLLEGPYNLEEWLKKVKGMEHLPEKGDRCTVCYDDRLDNSVQKALELGHDKFTTTLLISPKKSQEKLEIIGNNLFKKTGVEFIFRDYRSGNGAEIQGLRVKENSLYRQNYCGCLFGLSAQREHQKKIMDEMFNPISNQIMPESIEQRLELYKKRNTLEDENKEYKLIKQRFLNYRLLSGKVVVNKEVIPSYIFVYSTVNRNQTSSKIEYQKDGINYLAKDEVKIITLETFNKLAKTNYASTKELIFKSMSFEEEIKLRADILKNPFDLSALIVLDEVMDAKYEIFINAVTYEDIKEEIV from the coding sequence TTGTTAGTTCATATTTGTTGTGCAGTTGATAGCCACTATTTTTTAGAAAAAATCCAAGAAGAGTATCCAGAAGAAAAACTTGTAGGTTATTTTTATGACCCTAATATTCATCCATATAGTGAATATAGACTTAGATATTTGGATGTTGAATACTCTTGTAAGAAATTAGGAATTCCATTACTTGAAGGGCCTTATAACCTTGAAGAATGGTTAAAAAAAGTAAAAGGAATGGAACATTTACCTGAGAAAGGAGATCGTTGTACAGTTTGCTATGATGATAGACTTGATAATAGTGTTCAAAAAGCCTTAGAATTGGGTCATGATAAGTTCACTACAACTTTATTAATTTCTCCAAAAAAATCCCAAGAAAAATTAGAGATTATAGGAAATAATCTTTTTAAAAAAACTGGAGTAGAATTTATTTTTAGAGATTATAGAAGTGGTAATGGTGCTGAAATTCAAGGACTAAGAGTAAAAGAAAATAGTCTTTATAGACAAAATTATTGTGGTTGTTTATTTGGTTTATCAGCTCAAAGAGAACATCAAAAGAAAATAATGGATGAGATGTTTAATCCAATTTCAAATCAAATAATGCCAGAATCAATAGAACAAAGATTAGAGCTTTACAAAAAAAGAAATACTCTTGAAGATGAAAATAAAGAGTATAAATTAATTAAACAAAGATTTTTAAATTATAGACTACTTAGTGGAAAAGTTGTTGTAAACAAAGAGGTGATACCTTCATATATATTTGTATATTCCACTGTTAATAGAAATCAAACTAGTTCAAAAATTGAATATCAAAAAGATGGTATAAACTATCTTGCTAAAGATGAAGTTAAAATAATAACTTTAGAAACTTTCAACAAACTTGCAAAAACTAACTATGCTAGTACAAAAGAGCTTATATTTAAATCTATGAGCTTTGAAGAAGAGATAAAATTAAGAGCAGATATTTTAAAAAATCCTTTTGATTTAAGTGCTTTAATCGTTCTTGATGAGGTTATGGATGCTAAGTATGAAATTTTTATTAATGCAGTAACTTATGAAGATATAAAAGAGGAAATTGTATGA
- the nfo gene encoding deoxyribonuclease IV, with protein MKYFGAHVSASGGVYNAPLNAIEIGAKAFALFTKNQRQWSAKALDNKTIDLWFLNLEKSKILAKHILPHDSYLINLGHPDSEAREKSLNSFIEEVQRCEILALDRLNFHPGSHLREISEEECLNNIAESMNRVLDKTSGIKLVLENTAGQGSNLGYKFEHLAYIIDKIEDKNRVGVCIDTCHMFTAGYDIRTKEAYDKTWDKFEKIVGFKYLSGMHINDSKPELGSRVDRHDSLGEGKIGWDTFKYLANDPRMDDIPLILETIDESIWAKEIETLYSFIEK; from the coding sequence ATGAAATATTTTGGAGCTCACGTAAGTGCAAGTGGTGGTGTTTATAACGCGCCATTGAATGCAATTGAGATTGGTGCAAAAGCATTTGCACTATTTACAAAAAATCAAAGACAATGGAGTGCAAAAGCTTTAGATAATAAAACAATCGATTTGTGGTTTTTAAATCTTGAAAAAAGTAAAATCTTAGCAAAACATATACTTCCTCACGATTCATATCTTATAAATTTAGGACACCCAGATAGTGAAGCTAGAGAAAAATCTTTAAATAGCTTTATTGAAGAAGTTCAAAGATGTGAAATTCTAGCTCTTGATAGATTAAATTTTCATCCAGGATCACACTTAAGAGAAATAAGTGAAGAAGAGTGTTTAAATAATATTGCAGAATCTATGAATAGAGTGTTAGATAAGACAAGTGGAATAAAACTTGTTCTTGAAAATACTGCTGGTCAAGGAAGCAATCTTGGATATAAATTTGAACATCTTGCTTATATCATTGACAAAATAGAAGACAAAAATCGTGTAGGTGTTTGTATAGATACTTGCCATATGTTTACAGCAGGGTATGATATAAGAACAAAAGAAGCCTATGATAAAACTTGGGATAAATTTGAAAAAATAGTTGGATTCAAATATTTAAGTGGAATGCACATAAATGACTCAAAACCAGAACTTGGAAGCCGTGTTGATAGACATGACAGTCTGGGAGAGGGTAAAATTGGTTGGGATACTTTTAAATATTTAGCGAATGACCCAAGAATGGATGATATCCCTCTTATACTTGAAACTATTGATGAATCAATTTGGGCAAAAGAGATAGAAACACTTTATAGTTTTATAGAAAAGTAA
- the lpxB gene encoding lipid-A-disaccharide synthase, producing MKILVSAMEASSNIHLKELKKYLDDVEFVGVFDKELGKPLYDLSSLAIMGFVDALKKLRFFFRLRDELVDLAKDCDKVLLLDSSGFNLPLAKKLRHTYPDKEIIYYILPQAWAWKRKRVIALEKYCTKLCSILPFESEIYNDKNKIRYVGHPLLDEIKNFKENLTTSNKIVFMPGSRKTEITNLMPIFRELTKKIPEKEYILVIPSKFDDEYIKKIYGDIKDFTISKNSHEALYQAEYAFICSGTATLEAALIGTPFTLSYIAKKLDFFIGKTFVKLQFVGLANIFFEKMKKSQLHSEFLQNDVTVNNLLNDYNNMNKEDFFNNSKLLREYLKHGSSENVARIIKN from the coding sequence ATGAAAATTTTAGTTAGTGCAATGGAAGCTTCATCAAATATTCATTTAAAAGAGTTAAAAAAATATTTGGATGATGTTGAATTTGTTGGAGTATTTGACAAAGAGTTGGGTAAACCTTTATATGATTTAAGTTCTTTAGCGATTATGGGATTTGTTGATGCTCTTAAAAAATTAAGATTCTTTTTTCGTTTAAGAGATGAGCTTGTAGATTTAGCAAAAGATTGTGACAAAGTTTTACTACTAGATAGCTCTGGATTTAATCTACCTTTAGCAAAAAAACTAAGACATACTTATCCGGATAAAGAGATTATTTACTATATTTTACCTCAGGCTTGGGCTTGGAAAAGAAAACGTGTAATTGCTTTGGAAAAATATTGCACGAAGTTGTGTTCAATTTTACCTTTTGAAAGTGAAATTTATAATGATAAAAATAAAATCAGGTATGTAGGGCATCCTCTTTTAGACGAGATAAAAAATTTTAAAGAAAATTTAACTACTTCAAATAAAATTGTTTTTATGCCAGGAAGTAGAAAAACAGAAATTACAAATCTTATGCCAATTTTTAGAGAGCTTACAAAAAAAATACCAGAAAAAGAGTATATTTTAGTAATTCCTTCAAAATTTGACGATGAATATATAAAAAAGATTTATGGTGATATAAAAGATTTTACTATATCAAAAAATTCTCATGAGGCACTTTATCAAGCAGAATATGCATTTATTTGTTCAGGTACAGCAACACTTGAAGCAGCACTTATAGGTACACCTTTTACTCTTTCATATATTGCAAAAAAATTAGATTTTTTTATAGGAAAAACTTTTGTAAAACTCCAATTTGTTGGACTTGCAAATATATTTTTTGAAAAAATGAAAAAAAGTCAACTGCATAGTGAATTTTTACAAAATGATGTTACTGTAAATAATCTTTTAAATGATTATAATAATATGAATAAAGAAGATTTTTTTAACAATTCAAAGCTTTTAAGAGAGTATCTAAAACACGGTAGTTCAGAGAATGTAGCAAGGATTATAAAAAACTAA